One stretch of Carassius gibelio isolate Cgi1373 ecotype wild population from Czech Republic chromosome B1, carGib1.2-hapl.c, whole genome shotgun sequence DNA includes these proteins:
- the LOC127948961 gene encoding LOW QUALITY PROTEIN: kinetochore scaffold 1-like (The sequence of the model RefSeq protein was modified relative to this genomic sequence to represent the inferred CDS: inserted 4 bases in 2 codons; substituted 1 base at 1 genomic stop codon): MELRNMSRRIQEEQKVITGSTTAPLPSFSLPENSLKENISNEPTSNVTPKVKQINNSVQNERNTPFSLKKKAFSSRLSLCGIIPKLPKQTTNVTPNKTISTNDLQCLQLEKHFEVAEQNGNCKKIDINDEEFPEMSSGDDLSGSLENWPINKQDELDGSLAVPKYKRPLENDVFESDTSTSPCFKRLHPEEDPITAERTKKVCIFDMGLDCHEAAVQWEGNFTRHAAPNPRAKTIEDTGVSESTLKYSQFDSHMDGTLDHAFDFSKKLEDGXEFLSHFGINFVIHRSRPSALPDSCRAGETRNMEDLLKEKYIYHPKQRVYEHDCKNLTEIVERLKEQMPEQDKYLGCINGXQELCTLSEEQLKSFCSKLKERKAYFGKRSKALSHEMKRDLYSELIKTTQDAKQSLISKIKQTCETIEDLDGCINDFETELASVESMITGDHFDVSQTRPALKAKEEDLHRLNSAVTKKEREIGELEIXLRSLENQQKKLQGESSSLKNHLTTLNTLNEWFLDATNEKGAVFTFLHKTVHLQLNLQTPAGKDWMTEDVERNIDVSFQLHLDVEKSECHASMVHKLLKLYYHSQTQWTQRYPTTRHISEMLHDISLVVGRLRLLGEEIHRLKKWGGLKLRILKLTCTHTRVHVIFSSLKALEKFELSLMVTPDYPFGPLHIQDFKKAINIFISQQVKMLLSVIVSGDNIFSIRQDYEMQFTLVLRMAKFKSKAVLSRSFMLSQIEDIISSVKPATNYLTKVLKKIHDDLC; encoded by the exons ATGGAGCTTCGCAACATGTCAAGGCGTATCCAGGAAGAGCAAAAAGTGATAACAGGAAGCACAACTGCGCCTCTTCCTTCTTTTTCTCTCCCTGAGAATTCCCTTAAAGAAAACATTTCCAATGAGCCAACTTCAAATGTCACGCCTAAAGTCAAGCAAATAAACAATTCTGTTCAAAATGAGAGGAACACACCTTTTAGTCTTAAAAAGAAGGCGTTCTCATCAAGGTTGTCATTGTGTGGTATCATACCAAAACTACCAAAACAAACTACAAATGTAACTCCTAACAAAACTATAAGTACTAATGATTTACAGTGTCTTCAACTAGAGAAACATTTTGAGGTTGCTGAACAAAATGGCAACTGCAAAAAAATCGATATTAATGATGAAGAGTTCCCTGAAATGAGCAGCGGTGACGACTTGTCAGGGAGTCTTGAAAATTGGCCAATTAACAAGCAAGATGAACTGGATGGTTCTTTGGCTGTACCTAAATATAAAAGGCCTTTGGAGAATGATGTCTTTGAGTCAGACACAAGCACGAGTCCTTGTTTTAAAAGGCTGCATCCAGAGGAAGACCCTATTACAGCAGAACGAACCAAGAAAGTCTGCATTTTTGACATG GGGCTTGACTGTCATGAAGCTGCCGTACAGTGGGAAGGTAATTTTACAAGGCATGCTGCTCCGAATCCCAGGGCAAAGACAATTGAAGACACAGGAGTGTCAGAATCCA CTCTCAAATACTCTCAGTTTGACTCTCATATGGATGGGACGCTGGATCATGCATTTGATTTTAGCAAG AAACTTGAGGACGG AGAGTTCCTAAGCCACTTTGGTATCAACTTTGTTATCCACAGATCTAGACCAAGTGCTCTTCCTGACAGT TGTAGAGCTGGAGAAACACGCAATATGGAGGATTTGCTCAAAGAGAAGTACATATACCACCCCAAGCAGAGAGTATATGAGCACGACTGTAAGAATCTCACAGAGATAGTAGAGAG ACTTAAAGAACAGATGCCTGAACAAGACAAATACCTGGGATGCATTAATGG GCAAGAGTTATGTACTCTCTCTGAAGAGCAA TTAAAAAGCTTTTGCTCCAAGTTGAAAGAGCGAAAAGCTTACTTTGGAAAGAGAAGCAAAGCACTTTCTCATGAAATGAAAAGAGACTTGTACTCAGAGCTCATCAAAACAACACAG GATGCAAAACAGAGTCTGATTTCTAAAATTAAACAGACCTGTGAAACGATCGAAGACTTGGATGGATGCATTAATGATTTCGAAACTG AACTTGCATCTGTAGAGTCCATGATTACGGGAGATCATTTCGATGTTTCTCAAACCAGACCAGCCTTAAAAGCCAAGGAAGAG GATTTGCATAGGCTTAATTCAGCTGTCACCAAAAAGGAGAG GGAAATTGGTGAGTTGGAGATTTAGCTGAGGTCTTTGGAGAACCAACAGAAGAAGTTGCAAGGGGAATCCAGTAGCCTTAAGAATCATCTTACAACCTTGAACAC TTTGAACGAGTGGTTTCTTGATGCGACAAATGAAAAGGGGGCTGTGTTTACCTTCCTTCACAAAACTGTGCATCTGCAGTTGAACCTGCAAACACCTGCCG GAAAGGACTGGATGACTGAGGATGTGGAGCGAAATATAGATGTAAGCTTCCAGTTGCACCTGGATG tggaaaaaTCTGAATGTCATGCAAGCATGGTCCACAAGTTACTTAAACTATACTATCATTCTCAAACTCAATGGACACAGAGGTACCCAACAACCCGACATATATCAGAA ATGCTTCATGACATTAGTTTGGTGGTGGGTCGTCTCAGGCTCTTGGGAGAGGAGATTCACCGGCTGAAGAAGTGGGGAGGACTGAAGCTTCGCATCTTGAAGctcacctgtacacacacacg AGTTCATGTCATCTTCTCAAGTCTGAAAGCACTGGAAAAGTTTGAGTTAAGTCTGATGGTCACTCCAGACTATCCCTTTGGGCCCCTTCACATACAGGACTTCAAAAaagcaattaacatttttatatcacAACAAGTTAAAATGTTGTTGTCTGTTATTGTGAGTGGAGATAACATATTCTCCATTAGACAGGATT ATGAAATGCAATTCACATTGGTGCTGAGaatggcaaaatttaaatcaaaagcAGTTCTCTCAAGATCATTCAT GTTGAGTCAAATTGAAGACATCATATCATCAGTCAAACCAGCCACAAACTATCTGACAAAAGTCCTCAAGAAGATTCATGATGACCTGTGTTAG
- the LOC127949219 gene encoding small kinetochore-associated protein, whose translation MKRVQIKDTAIPAQPSMTSRAAQVKNDTENKKNQYRSLKVPSTRYGPQNDIREQNRVLTSTNEDLLRQLEEMKGTVTDLEQRYTDLQGENQDIQKQLRDCHVLLVAESLDPVSGERLGQTAQQKEEQRKEVMTVSKNLLNELKLFGETAQEHAANLLEVENIMRDLTEAHEKLQQERALFTLDVEEMERELGEAERLLME comes from the exons ATGAAGAGAGTTCAAATAAAAGACACAGCGATTCCTGCACAGCCCAGTATGACATCCAGAGCAGCACAAGTCAAGAACGACACAGAAAATAA gaaGAATCAGTACAGATCTCTGAAAGT GCCATCTACAAGATATGGCCCACAGAATGACATAAGGGAGCAGAATAGAGTCCTGACTTCAACAAACGAAGACCTGCTGAGACAGCTTGAGGAGATGAAG GGAACTGTGACTGACCTGGAGCAGCGGTACACAGACCTCCAAGGAGAAAATCAAGACATTCAAAAACAGCTGCGAGACTGTCATGTCCTCCTTGTTGCAGAAAGCCTCGACCCAG TTTCAGGGGAAAGGTTGGGCCAGACAGCTCAACAGAAGGAAGAACAAAGGAAAGAAGTTAtg ACGGTTTCTAAAAATCTCCTAAATGAGCTGAAACTGTTTGGTGAGACGGCACAAGAGCATGCAGCAAATTTACTG GAAGTGGAGAACATCATGAGGGACCTGACGGAAGCGCATGAAAAGCTCCAGCAGGAGAGGGCATTGTTCACTTTGGACGTGGAGGAAATGGAGAGAGAGCTGGGGGAGGCGGAGAGACTCTTGATGGAATAA